In one Gammaproteobacteria bacterium genomic region, the following are encoded:
- a CDS encoding exodeoxyribonuclease VII small subunit: protein MAKKKSSLADFESALNELELLVEKLEAGDQSLEEALASFQRGVELTRTCQQGLKEAQQQVDKLVKLTEDSDTEPFLPEE from the coding sequence GTGGCCAAGAAAAAATCCAGTCTTGCTGACTTCGAATCAGCGCTCAACGAACTCGAATTGCTGGTGGAAAAGCTGGAAGCCGGCGACCAAAGCCTGGAGGAGGCATTGGCCTCCTTTCAGCGCGGCGTCGAACTGACTCGCACCTGCCAACAGGGCCTGAAAGAGGCGCAGCAGCAGGTAGATAAACTGGTCAAATTGACCGAAGACAGCGATACCGAACCGTTTCTGCCGGAAGAATAA
- the ispA gene encoding (2E,6E)-farnesyl diphosphate synthase, protein MADPTPQANSPDGAPDFLHRYADHAEAALDALLPPAKTEPVELHTAMRYSTLGGGKRVRAALVYATGQTLGASLDALDGPACAVELIHAYSLIHDDLPCMDDDDLRRGKPTCHKAFDEATALLAGDGLQSLAFESVANHPGLTASAEQRLEMNLLLARAAGSLGMAGGQALDLAATGKSLTLAQMETVHRLKTGALIETSVQLGALAAGESRPKVLEHLRYYGQCVGLAFQIVDDILDIEGDTATLGKTAGADEAMNKSTYPKLLGLEGARDRARQLLEEALASLQSLGDNAENLRALARFILDRQQ, encoded by the coding sequence TTGGCTGACCCTACCCCCCAGGCAAATTCCCCGGATGGCGCCCCGGACTTTCTCCATCGCTATGCTGATCATGCGGAAGCGGCACTGGACGCACTCTTGCCACCGGCGAAGACCGAACCGGTTGAGCTGCATACTGCCATGCGCTACAGCACTCTCGGTGGCGGCAAGCGAGTGCGTGCAGCCCTGGTGTATGCCACCGGCCAGACGCTGGGTGCATCACTGGATGCACTGGATGGCCCGGCCTGCGCTGTGGAGCTGATCCATGCATATTCGCTGATTCATGATGATCTGCCTTGCATGGACGATGACGACTTGCGTCGCGGCAAACCGACTTGCCACAAGGCTTTTGATGAAGCCACCGCCTTGCTTGCCGGTGACGGCTTGCAAAGCCTGGCATTTGAATCCGTTGCCAACCACCCCGGGCTTACCGCCAGCGCTGAGCAACGCCTGGAAATGAACCTGTTGCTGGCGCGCGCTGCCGGCTCCCTGGGCATGGCCGGTGGCCAGGCGCTGGATCTCGCGGCTACGGGAAAATCCCTTACCCTCGCGCAAATGGAAACCGTGCACCGACTAAAAACCGGAGCCCTGATCGAAACCTCGGTTCAACTGGGCGCCCTGGCTGCTGGAGAATCGCGCCCGAAAGTACTCGAACATCTCAGATATTACGGTCAGTGTGTCGGATTAGCCTTCCAGATCGTTGACGATATTCTTGATATCGAAGGCGATACCGCTACCCTTGGAAAAACCGCAGGTGCCGACGAGGCCATGAATAAAAGCACCTATCCCAAGCTGCTCGGACTGGAAGGCGCCCGGGACCGGGCCCGGCAACTGCTTGAAGAAGCACTCGCCAGCCTGCAATCTTTGGGCGATAATGCGGAAAATCTCAGAGCGCTGGCACGCTTTATTCTCGATCGCCAGCAATAA
- the dxs gene encoding 1-deoxy-D-xylulose-5-phosphate synthase — translation MDQSDSRFPLLEQVNLPEDLRQLDATQLPQLADELRQFLIESVSRTGGHLSAGLGTVELTIALHYVFNTPEDRLVWDVGHQSYPHKILTGRRGRMGSLRQKDGLSGFPRREESEYDTFGVGHSSTSIGAALGMAVGAARNQEDRHVVAVIGDGALSAGMAYEALNNAGDMDANLLVILNDNDMSISPNVGAMSNYLTRILSGKVYSRMRSSSKTVLSTVPPFWELAKRAEEHVKGMVMPGTLFEEMGFNYFGPIDGHDLHTLTRTLENLRDQKGPRFLHVVTRKGKGYAPAEGNPCAFHGVTPFDPSTGKMEKKSSSKTYTQVFGEWLCDMAEADDKLVAITPAMREGSGMVAFSERFPDRYFDVGIAEQHALTFAAGLACENIKPVVAIYSTFLQRAYDQLIHDICLQNLPVMLAIDRAGLVGADGATHTGNLDLGFLRMLPNIMVAAPADENECRQLLTAAYRYDGPSAVRYPRGSGPEVAIEPGLESIEIGTAQIRRQGQRVAILSFGTLLEQSLAAGNMLNATVANMRFIKPLDQNLIQKLAESHELLVTVEENAVLGGAGSGVAEYLSELGLSPQTLHLGLPDRFIEHGSHEEQLKECGLDADGIRRAILRAAPVKLARVLESA, via the coding sequence ATGGACCAATCAGACTCACGCTTTCCATTGCTGGAACAAGTCAACCTGCCGGAAGATCTGCGCCAGCTGGACGCGACCCAGCTGCCCCAGTTGGCTGACGAACTTCGCCAGTTCCTGATTGAGTCGGTTTCCCGAACCGGTGGCCACCTGTCTGCCGGCCTCGGCACGGTCGAGCTTACCATTGCCCTGCATTACGTCTTCAACACACCCGAGGATCGACTGGTCTGGGATGTGGGTCACCAGAGCTATCCACACAAGATTCTCACCGGTCGACGTGGTCGCATGGGCAGCCTGCGCCAAAAAGATGGCCTGTCCGGTTTTCCCCGCCGCGAAGAAAGTGAATACGACACCTTTGGTGTTGGCCATTCCAGCACCTCCATAGGCGCCGCCCTGGGCATGGCAGTCGGTGCAGCTCGCAATCAGGAAGACCGTCACGTGGTAGCCGTAATCGGCGATGGCGCCCTGTCTGCAGGCATGGCGTACGAGGCACTCAATAACGCCGGTGACATGGACGCCAACCTGCTGGTCATCCTGAATGACAACGACATGTCCATTTCGCCCAATGTTGGTGCCATGTCCAACTACCTGACCCGCATCCTGTCCGGCAAAGTTTATTCACGCATGCGCTCAAGCAGCAAAACCGTGCTCAGCACCGTGCCGCCGTTCTGGGAACTGGCAAAGCGCGCTGAGGAACACGTCAAGGGCATGGTCATGCCTGGCACCCTGTTTGAAGAAATGGGTTTCAACTATTTTGGCCCCATTGACGGCCACGATCTGCATACGTTGACCCGGACACTCGAAAACCTGCGCGACCAGAAAGGTCCGCGCTTCCTGCACGTGGTTACACGCAAAGGCAAGGGCTACGCGCCAGCCGAAGGCAATCCCTGCGCTTTTCACGGCGTCACTCCGTTTGACCCGTCAACCGGCAAAATGGAAAAGAAGTCGAGCAGCAAAACCTACACCCAGGTCTTTGGCGAATGGTTATGTGACATGGCCGAGGCCGATGACAAGCTGGTGGCCATTACCCCGGCCATGCGCGAAGGCTCGGGCATGGTGGCGTTTTCTGAGCGTTTTCCGGATCGCTACTTTGATGTCGGTATTGCCGAGCAACACGCGCTGACATTTGCTGCCGGGCTGGCCTGCGAAAATATCAAGCCGGTCGTGGCGATCTACTCCACGTTCCTGCAGCGCGCCTATGACCAGCTTATTCATGATATCTGCCTGCAGAACCTGCCGGTGATGCTGGCCATTGATCGCGCCGGACTGGTCGGCGCCGATGGCGCCACTCACACCGGCAACCTGGACTTGGGTTTCCTGCGCATGCTGCCTAATATCATGGTTGCCGCGCCGGCTGATGAAAATGAATGCCGACAACTGCTGACCGCCGCCTACCGTTACGACGGCCCGTCCGCGGTGCGCTATCCTCGTGGTAGCGGCCCTGAAGTCGCCATCGAACCCGGGCTCGAGTCCATTGAAATCGGAACCGCGCAGATTCGGCGCCAGGGTCAACGCGTGGCCATTCTCAGTTTTGGTACGCTCCTGGAGCAGTCATTGGCTGCCGGAAACATGCTCAACGCTACGGTTGCCAATATGCGTTTCATCAAACCACTGGATCAAAACCTGATCCAGAAATTGGCCGAATCCCACGAACTGCTGGTCACTGTTGAAGAAAACGCGGTACTGGGAGGTGCTGGCAGCGGTGTTGCCGAATACCTGTCCGAACTCGGCCTGTCACCACAAACCCTGCACTTGGGCCTGCCTGATCGTTTTATCGAACACGGCAGTCACGAGGAACAACTCAAGGAATGCGGTCTGGACGCAGACGGCATTCGCCGGGCGATTTTGCGGGCAGCGCCCGTCAAACTTGCCCGGGTTCTCGAATCCGCTTAA
- the folE2 gene encoding GTP cyclohydrolase FolE2: protein MQAKGNAETCTIADVQASPDTRHIPIDKVGIKDIRHPVRVRDRSQGEQHTIAHFNMYVELPHNFKGTHMSRFVEILNNHEPEISVKSFKDMLAEMRERLEAETGHIEMNFPYFINKSAPVSGVQSLMDYQVSLIGEINGNKSATTIKVVVPVTSLCPCSKKISDYGAHNQRSHVTVTVRTNKFVWIEDMIDLVEKEASCELYGLLKRPDEKHVTERAYDNPKFVEDMVRDVAARLNADDRIDAYTVESENFESIHNHSAYAMISKDKKAAE from the coding sequence ATGCAAGCCAAAGGCAACGCTGAAACTTGCACCATCGCCGATGTGCAGGCCAGCCCTGATACGCGCCATATTCCTATCGACAAGGTCGGCATCAAGGATATTCGCCATCCCGTGCGCGTGCGCGATCGCAGCCAGGGCGAGCAACATACTATCGCCCATTTCAACATGTACGTGGAGCTGCCCCATAACTTCAAGGGCACACACATGTCACGGTTCGTGGAAATCCTGAACAACCATGAACCCGAGATTTCGGTGAAATCCTTCAAGGACATGCTCGCCGAAATGCGCGAACGCCTTGAGGCTGAAACCGGTCACATCGAAATGAACTTCCCGTACTTCATCAACAAGTCAGCACCCGTCTCCGGCGTGCAGAGCCTGATGGATTACCAGGTTTCCCTGATTGGCGAGATAAACGGCAACAAGAGCGCCACCACCATCAAGGTTGTTGTGCCGGTAACCAGCCTGTGCCCCTGCTCCAAGAAGATTTCCGACTACGGCGCCCATAACCAGCGATCCCATGTCACGGTCACGGTTCGTACCAACAAGTTTGTCTGGATCGAGGACATGATCGACCTGGTTGAAAAAGAAGCGTCGTGCGAACTGTATGGCCTGCTCAAGCGCCCGGATGAAAAGCACGTTACCGAACGCGCCTATGACAACCCGAAGTTTGTTGAAGACATGGTGCGTGACGTTGCGGCCAGGCTCAATGCCGATGATCGCATTGACGCCTACACCGTTGAATCGGAAAACTTCGAATCCATTCACAACCACTCGGCCTATGCCATGATCAGCAAGGACAAAAAGGCTGCCGAGTAA
- a CDS encoding TIGR02281 family clan AA aspartic protease codes for MAAKYNQANSSAQPKIVLLAAFMAVLLSIAADAEQAVNKIVLHALFQGKAIAIIDGERHVLVAGKPGPDGVSLLSVNTENETVEILVNGTRQTLHLGSISLAPVKTEDNGEKTTTLWADPDGHFYTIGTINGVAVRFLVDTGATSIAMNSKIAERVGIDYKSGKRGYASTAGGYTPMYEVDIKKIKIGDIEQKYVKGGVIEGSHPTDVLLGMTFLNGVEMRRDGNRMDLIYRGQQ; via the coding sequence ATGGCGGCAAAGTATAACCAAGCAAACTCTTCAGCACAGCCGAAAATTGTATTGCTCGCCGCGTTCATGGCAGTGCTGCTGTCTATTGCTGCGGATGCGGAACAGGCCGTGAACAAGATCGTGTTGCATGCACTGTTCCAGGGCAAGGCGATTGCGATTATTGATGGCGAGCGCCACGTGCTTGTCGCAGGCAAGCCCGGGCCCGACGGTGTCAGCTTGTTGTCCGTCAACACTGAAAACGAAACGGTGGAGATACTGGTAAACGGAACCCGGCAGACCCTGCACCTTGGTTCCATTTCGCTGGCCCCGGTCAAAACCGAAGATAATGGCGAGAAGACCACCACCTTGTGGGCCGATCCTGATGGACACTTTTATACTATTGGTACCATAAACGGTGTTGCCGTTCGGTTCCTGGTGGATACCGGCGCAACCAGTATTGCCATGAACAGCAAGATTGCCGAGCGTGTCGGTATTGATTACAAAAGCGGAAAGCGCGGCTATGCCAGTACCGCTGGCGGCTATACGCCTATGTATGAAGTGGATATCAAGAAAATAAAAATCGGTGATATTGAACAAAAATACGTTAAAGGCGGCGTCATAGAGGGAAGTCATCCCACGGATGTATTGCTGGGCATGACTTTTCTGAATGGCGTCGAGATGCGCCGTGACGGCAACCGCATGGATTTGATTTATCGGGGTCAGCAGTAG
- a CDS encoding type 1 glutamine amidotransferase, protein MKPVLISRHVENEGPGYLADFLDHRGIRWQLVGVDQGESLPTSIADYSGFVFMGGTMSVNDNLPWINRALDLIRQAHDAGLPVLGHCLGGQLIAKAMGAEVRKNPVPEFGWHAVQTLPNPVTAPWLGACTGEIDAFHWHGETFDLPAGSQLLLTNNHCHNQGFVLDTMLALQCHIEMTPGLIESWIASSGNELPRPSASVQSSDAMRENMGQHLSNMRRLADAMYTHWVSLLS, encoded by the coding sequence ATGAAACCCGTGCTCATTTCCCGCCATGTTGAAAATGAAGGCCCTGGCTACCTCGCTGATTTTCTTGATCACCGGGGCATCCGGTGGCAGTTGGTAGGCGTGGACCAGGGAGAATCCCTTCCGACCAGTATAGCCGACTATTCCGGATTTGTGTTTATGGGCGGCACCATGAGTGTTAACGATAACCTGCCATGGATCAATCGCGCCCTTGACCTGATCCGGCAAGCGCATGACGCCGGGTTGCCGGTCCTGGGTCACTGCCTGGGCGGCCAATTAATTGCCAAGGCCATGGGCGCCGAGGTTCGCAAGAACCCGGTACCCGAATTTGGCTGGCACGCCGTACAAACACTGCCTAACCCGGTTACGGCACCCTGGCTCGGAGCCTGCACCGGGGAAATTGATGCGTTTCACTGGCACGGCGAAACCTTTGACCTGCCGGCCGGCAGCCAGTTATTGCTGACCAACAATCATTGTCACAACCAGGGATTTGTCCTGGACACGATGCTGGCGCTTCAGTGTCACATTGAAATGACCCCGGGCTTGATTGAAAGCTGGATTGCATCGTCTGGCAATGAATTACCGCGGCCGTCTGCATCAGTACAAAGCAGTGACGCCATGCGCGAAAACATGGGCCAGCACCTGTCCAACATGCGTCGCCTGGCTGACGCCATGTACACCCACTGGGTCAGCCTGCTGTCATGA
- a CDS encoding ROK family protein: MSLRIGIDLGGTKTEGILMDARGNIVDRVRYATPREQGYDAIVSNIIDLVRSLESKANTACPVGIGTPGALSSVNGMLKNSNTTCMNGRPLKQDIEAMLGREIRMENDANCFALSEAVDGAGKQHNMVFGVIMGTGVGGGIVFGKQLHSGPQHIAGEWGHNVVLDSGPDCYCGRKGCVETLISGPGLLATYRRLGGDKATDAINVSALAQNGDTTAEQAMQQFLDHFGKSMATVINILDPDAIVLGGGLSNIDRLYTEGRDGIGRYIFNDEVKTPILKNRHGDSAGVRGAAWLWPATGCEY; the protein is encoded by the coding sequence ATGAGTCTGCGTATCGGCATTGACCTTGGCGGCACCAAGACCGAAGGCATCCTGATGGATGCGCGGGGCAATATTGTTGATCGTGTGCGCTACGCCACCCCACGCGAACAAGGCTACGATGCCATCGTCAGCAACATTATAGATTTGGTTCGCTCACTGGAAAGCAAGGCAAACACTGCCTGTCCTGTTGGCATTGGCACACCTGGAGCATTGTCCAGCGTCAATGGCATGCTCAAGAATTCCAATACCACCTGCATGAATGGCAGGCCGTTAAAACAGGATATCGAAGCCATGCTCGGACGTGAGATACGCATGGAGAATGATGCCAACTGTTTTGCGCTTAGCGAAGCTGTGGATGGCGCCGGCAAACAGCACAATATGGTATTCGGTGTCATTATGGGCACCGGTGTTGGTGGCGGTATCGTCTTTGGCAAGCAGTTGCATTCGGGGCCACAACATATCGCCGGGGAATGGGGACATAACGTTGTCCTGGACAGCGGTCCGGATTGCTATTGCGGCCGCAAGGGTTGTGTCGAAACCCTGATCTCCGGCCCCGGGCTATTGGCAACTTATCGAAGGCTTGGCGGCGACAAGGCCACTGATGCCATCAACGTTTCAGCATTGGCACAAAACGGCGACACAACAGCCGAACAAGCCATGCAGCAATTCCTTGATCACTTCGGCAAATCCATGGCGACCGTCATCAACATTCTCGATCCCGATGCCATTGTTCTTGGTGGCGGGCTATCCAACATTGATCGACTGTACACGGAGGGTCGGGATGGTATCGGTCGCTACATATTCAATGATGAAGTCAAAACGCCAATTCTGAAGAACCGGCACGGTGACAGCGCCGGTGTACGCGGTGCGGCGTGGCTATGGCCGGCTACCGGATGTGAATACTAA
- a CDS encoding ankyrin repeat domain-containing protein has protein sequence MTAAKQGDVAGLERILDSGVGINSVDESGYSALMWCARRGRLEAAKFLVNRGADVSLQSKSGYDAHRLALNFGHHDVASFLGLQPGATGQSRNRSGKNRNPIYANRRLKPCSREIDMPELIGITLFGKRWHSFSKVDDHTLDAVFSPRGYDYPVQIIYDKVNNSITVKYKGPTYGKRKWLAKVAKRLGQAYHDACQEPAAGKE, from the coding sequence ATGACAGCGGCCAAGCAAGGGGATGTGGCAGGTCTCGAGCGAATTCTCGATTCAGGGGTCGGGATTAATTCCGTTGATGAAAGCGGATATAGTGCATTAATGTGGTGCGCCAGACGCGGCCGGCTGGAAGCGGCAAAGTTCTTGGTCAACCGCGGCGCAGACGTGTCGTTGCAAAGCAAGAGCGGTTATGACGCACACCGGTTAGCGCTGAATTTCGGCCATCATGATGTCGCCAGTTTCCTGGGGCTGCAACCGGGGGCTACCGGGCAATCCCGTAACCGGTCAGGAAAGAATCGTAACCCGATTTATGCCAACAGACGTCTGAAACCCTGCTCAAGAGAAATTGATATGCCGGAACTGATCGGGATCACCTTGTTTGGCAAACGTTGGCACAGTTTCAGCAAGGTGGATGACCATACGCTGGACGCAGTGTTTTCACCGAGGGGATACGACTACCCGGTTCAGATTATTTACGACAAGGTTAATAACAGCATTACCGTCAAGTACAAAGGCCCGACATATGGAAAGCGCAAGTGGCTGGCAAAGGTTGCGAAACGCCTGGGGCAAGCATACCATGACGCGTGTCAGGAACCGGCTGCGGGAAAAGAGTAA
- a CDS encoding DUF302 domain-containing protein, with translation MRSLFYSFLILTVWAVALPANAAKPVFENSYMREYKADGSFEEVRDALKLAITGQGLVINNVSHIGNMLSRTGKDIGAKQEIYEHAEAMEFCSASISRTMMEANPRHIVFCPFIIAVYTLPGEPGKTYLAYRKPEITGSPESKKALQAVEKLVDNIVQDALGW, from the coding sequence ATGCGATCATTGTTTTATTCGTTTTTAATCCTGACTGTATGGGCAGTCGCACTGCCAGCTAACGCCGCCAAACCTGTTTTTGAAAACAGCTACATGCGGGAATACAAGGCCGACGGCTCCTTCGAGGAAGTGCGTGATGCATTGAAGCTGGCCATTACCGGGCAAGGCCTGGTCATTAACAACGTCTCCCATATTGGCAACATGCTCAGCCGTACCGGCAAAGACATAGGTGCCAAACAGGAAATCTACGAACATGCCGAGGCCATGGAATTTTGCAGCGCATCCATCTCCCGCACCATGATGGAAGCCAATCCACGCCACATTGTCTTCTGCCCCTTCATCATTGCCGTATACACGCTACCGGGCGAACCGGGCAAAACCTATCTTGCCTACCGCAAACCCGAAATTACGGGCAGCCCGGAATCCAAAAAAGCACTGCAGGCGGTGGAAAAATTGGTGGATAATATTGTCCAGGACGCGCTGGGGTGGTAA
- a CDS encoding proline--tRNA ligase: MRSSQFLLATVKETPSDAEIVSHKLMLRAGLIRKLAAGLYSWLPLGLRVLRKVETIVRQEMDRAGAQEVLMPAIQPAELWQESGRWEAYGPELLRLHDRHHRDFVFGPTHEEIITDLMRREIRSYRQLPANFYQIQTKFRDEVRPRFGVMRAREFVMKDAYSFHLDQDSLQETYDLMHATYSRIFERLGLEFRPVEADSGSIGGSKSHEFHVLADSGEDAIAICDTCGYAANVELAPALPPVGKRPEPGATMNEVATPGAHTIEEVSAFLKIDASQTVKTLLVKGAGGPVALVLRGDHELNVIKAEKLPELSKPLEFISPAEVEMAAGCEPGSIGPRGLDLRIIADESAARLANFVCGANENGKHLVNVNWGRDLPEPDVADLRSAVDADPCPHPQPAGSECSGSLKIRRGVEVGHIFQLGKKYSEAMNATCLDESGKSVIMTMGCYGIGVSRIVAAAIEQNHDDSGLKWPEAIAPFSVVIVPIGMQRSEEVRQAAERIYDELRDLGIDVLLDDRNERPGVMFADMDLVGIPHRLVIGDRGLKSGMIEYKSRHKPEAEEWPMAEVVHKLESMLSH; encoded by the coding sequence ATGCGCAGCTCCCAGTTTCTCCTGGCCACGGTAAAGGAAACACCTTCCGACGCCGAAATCGTCTCCCACAAGCTCATGCTCCGCGCCGGCCTGATTCGCAAGCTGGCCGCCGGCCTGTACAGCTGGCTACCCTTGGGTCTGCGCGTTTTGCGCAAGGTTGAAACCATTGTTCGCCAGGAGATGGATCGCGCCGGCGCCCAGGAAGTACTCATGCCCGCCATCCAGCCGGCCGAATTATGGCAGGAGTCAGGACGCTGGGAAGCCTATGGTCCTGAACTGTTGCGCCTGCATGATCGCCATCATCGCGATTTTGTTTTTGGCCCGACCCACGAAGAGATAATCACCGATCTGATGCGCCGCGAAATTCGCAGCTACCGCCAATTGCCGGCAAATTTCTACCAGATCCAGACCAAGTTCCGCGACGAGGTGCGACCACGCTTCGGCGTCATGCGCGCCCGCGAATTTGTCATGAAAGATGCCTACTCGTTCCACCTGGACCAGGATTCGCTGCAGGAAACCTATGACCTGATGCATGCGACCTACAGCCGCATTTTCGAACGCCTGGGCCTGGAATTCCGCCCGGTTGAAGCAGATTCCGGCTCCATCGGCGGCAGCAAGTCACACGAGTTCCACGTGCTTGCCGATTCAGGTGAAGACGCCATTGCCATTTGTGATACCTGCGGTTACGCCGCCAACGTTGAATTGGCACCGGCACTGCCACCGGTTGGCAAGCGCCCCGAACCCGGCGCGACCATGAACGAAGTGGCGACCCCTGGCGCGCACACTATCGAAGAAGTATCCGCATTCCTGAAAATTGATGCTTCCCAAACCGTCAAGACATTGCTGGTCAAAGGTGCTGGCGGCCCGGTCGCCCTGGTGCTTCGTGGTGACCACGAACTGAATGTCATCAAGGCCGAAAAACTGCCCGAACTGTCGAAGCCGCTGGAATTCATCAGCCCGGCCGAAGTGGAAATGGCCGCCGGTTGTGAACCCGGCTCCATCGGCCCGCGCGGACTCGACTTGCGCATAATTGCCGACGAAAGCGCCGCACGGCTGGCAAACTTTGTTTGCGGCGCCAACGAAAACGGCAAACACCTGGTCAATGTGAACTGGGGGCGCGACTTGCCGGAGCCGGATGTTGCCGACCTGCGCTCAGCCGTGGATGCCGATCCGTGTCCGCATCCACAACCTGCCGGCTCAGAATGCAGCGGCAGCCTGAAGATACGTCGCGGTGTAGAGGTGGGTCATATTTTCCAGCTTGGCAAAAAATATTCCGAGGCCATGAATGCCACCTGCCTTGATGAATCAGGCAAGAGCGTCATCATGACCATGGGCTGTTACGGTATTGGCGTATCACGAATCGTGGCTGCCGCCATTGAACAGAATCATGATGACAGCGGCCTCAAGTGGCCCGAAGCCATTGCCCCGTTCAGTGTCGTCATCGTACCCATTGGCATGCAGCGGTCAGAAGAAGTTCGCCAGGCTGCCGAACGCATATACGACGAGTTGCGTGACCTTGGTATTGATGTACTGCTTGATGATCGTAACGAGCGCCCCGGCGTCATGTTTGCCGATATGGATCTTGTCGGTATTCCTCATCGACTGGTCATCGGCGACCGTGGTCTCAAGAGTGGCATGATCGAATACAAGTCACGGCACAAACCCGAAGCGGAAGAATGGCCTATGGCCGAAGTCGTGCATAAACTGGAATCCATGCTGAGTCATTGA
- a CDS encoding lytic transglycosylase domain-containing protein has protein sequence MLKAGLRWMWLVQLLVTGAAVADEPVTITPDPVDTELRDLLHKAAREADSFPDHFDAQVWLADMSGRLARKMKDERQRIDFLKTTHYEATRAGLKPELVLAVIEVESNFNPGAVSRAGARGLMQVMPFWQKEIGKPGDSLFHVRTNLRYGCTILKYYLDKEKGNLFRALGRYNGSTGRWNYPKKVYAAYNNRWFSQ, from the coding sequence ATGCTCAAAGCCGGCTTGCGATGGATGTGGCTTGTACAGTTGCTCGTTACGGGCGCTGCTGTTGCTGATGAGCCCGTTACAATAACACCTGACCCTGTCGATACGGAGTTGCGCGACCTGCTGCACAAGGCGGCGCGCGAAGCCGACAGTTTTCCGGATCATTTTGATGCCCAGGTATGGCTGGCGGATATGTCAGGCCGGCTGGCACGCAAAATGAAGGATGAAAGGCAGCGCATAGACTTTCTCAAGACAACTCACTACGAAGCCACGCGAGCCGGGCTGAAGCCGGAACTGGTACTGGCAGTGATCGAGGTGGAAAGCAACTTCAATCCGGGCGCGGTTTCCAGGGCGGGCGCCCGTGGCCTGATGCAGGTCATGCCGTTCTGGCAAAAGGAGATCGGCAAGCCGGGTGACAGCCTGTTTCATGTTCGAACCAACCTGAGATACGGCTGCACCATACTCAAGTACTACCTGGACAAGGAAAAAGGCAACCTGTTTCGTGCACTGGGTCGTTACAACGGCAGTACCGGGCGCTGGAATTACCCGAAGAAGGTTTACGCCGCCTACAACAATCGCTGGTTCAGCCAGTAA
- a CDS encoding acylphosphatase, producing the protein MICRHYLVDGKVQGVFYRASTQQQAQRLGLTGWVRNRQDGRVELVACGNETALNELEAWLHEGPGHARVDSVIAESIAHEVHATFDVRY; encoded by the coding sequence GTGATTTGCCGTCATTACCTGGTCGACGGAAAGGTCCAGGGCGTATTTTATCGTGCTTCAACGCAACAACAGGCGCAACGGCTCGGCCTTACGGGCTGGGTTCGCAACCGGCAAGATGGCCGGGTGGAGCTGGTGGCGTGCGGGAATGAAACGGCGCTAAACGAGCTGGAGGCGTGGCTGCATGAAGGACCGGGTCACGCACGAGTAGATTCAGTTATCGCAGAATCCATCGCACATGAAGTTCATGCAACCTTTGATGTTCGTTACTAG